Proteins encoded together in one Ipomoea triloba cultivar NCNSP0323 chromosome 4, ASM357664v1 window:
- the LOC116014740 gene encoding kiwellin-like encodes MANLALISLSIFAIFFCFSLQGNALSSCNGYCRTLNDCSSQLICIGGKCNDDPDVGTHICGGGGGSTPGDCKPVGSMTCNGKTKPTYRCSPPVKSSTPAILTLNDFSEGGDGGAPSECDEQYHDNNERVVALSTGWYSRGFRCGKMIRITASNGRSTTAKVVDECDSMHGCDKEHAGQGPCDNNIVDGSAAVWYALGLNQDLGRVSVKWAKV; translated from the exons ATGGCAAATCTTGCTCTTATTTCTCTCTCCATTTTCgcaattttcttttgtttttcacTCCAAGGAAATGCACTTTCCTCCTGCAATGGTTACTGCAGAACCTTGAACGATTGTTCCAGCCAGCTAATTTGCATCGGCGGCAAGTGCAACGACGACCCCGACGTCGGAACACATATCTGCGGAGGGGGCGGCGGCTCTACTCCCGGCGACTGTAAACCGGTCGGGAGTATGACGTGCAACGGCAAAACTAAGCCTACCTACCGGTGCTCGCCGCCGGTGAAATCCTCTACGCCGGCCATACTCACCCTCAACGACTTCAGCGAAGGCGGCGACGGTGGCGCTCCGTCCGAATGCGACGAGCAGTACCACGACAATAACGAAAGAGTGGTAGCGTTGTCCACCGGGTGGTACTCCCGAGGGTTTAG GTGTGGGAAAATGATTCGTATCACGGCGAGTAACGGGAGGAGCACGACGGCGAAGGTGGTGGATGAGTGTGACTCCATGCACGGATGCGACAAGGAGCATGCAGGACAGGGGCCGTGCGATAACAACATTGTTGATGGGTCGGCGGC tgTTTGGTATGCTCTGGGCCTAAATCAAGATTTGGGCCGAGTCTCTGTTAAATGGGCCAAGGTCTAA
- the LOC116014742 gene encoding kiwellin-like, with protein sequence MANLALISLSIFAILFGFSLQGNALSSCNGPCRTLNDCSGQLICIGGKCNDDPDVGTHICGGGGGSTPSPPTLGDCKPVGSMTCNGETKPTYRCSPPVKSSTPAILTLNDFSEGGDGGAPSECDEQYHDNNKRVVVLSTGWYAGGSRCGKMIRITASNGRSTTAKVVDECDSMHGCDKEHICRTGAVR encoded by the exons ATGGCAAATCTTGCTCTTATTTCTCTCTCCATTTTCGCAATTCTCTTTGGTTTTTCACTCCAAGGAAACGCACTTTCCTCCTGCAATGGTCCCTGCAGAACCTTGAACGATTGTTCCGGCCAGCTAATTTGCATCGGCGGGAAGTGCAACGACGACCCCGACGTCGGAACACATATCTGCGGTGGGGGCGGCGGCTCTACTCCCTCGCCTCCAACTCTCGGCGACTGTAAACCGGTCGGGAGTATGACGTGCAACGGCGAGACTAAGCCTACCTACCGGTGCTCGCCGCCGGTGAAGTCCTCCACGCCGGCCATACTCACCCTCAACGACTTCAGCGAAGGCGGCGACGGTGGCGCTCCGTCCGAATGTGACGAGCAGTACCACGACAATAACAAAAGAGTGGTGGTGTTGTCAACCGGGTGGTACGCCGGAGGGTCTAG GTGCGGGAAGATGATTCGTATCACGGCGAGTAACGGGAGGAGCACGACGGCGAAGGTGGTGGATGAGTGTGACTCCATGCACGGATGTGACAAGGAGCATATATGCAGGACAGGTGCCGTGCGATAA